Proteins from a single region of Rhodobacteraceae bacterium LMO-JJ12:
- a CDS encoding serine hydrolase, whose product MKNRLELSAASAQPQSGRGAGHRLLGGALLSVGLLAGASPCAADMDSSLPALALPDPMTAPPMAVLLSVPKERIMTAVSTLDDLGQNVLTHTGIPGLAIAVVHDGRTIYARGFGIRAAGRPERVDADTVFLLASLSKPVGATVVATQVDAGRVQWDSPVRDFLPWFDMGDPWISDHVTIGDLYAHRSGLPDHAGDDLEDIGFDRRAVLERLALLPKGAFRTKYAYTNFGLTAAAGAVAAAAGMDWATLSETALYSPLGMTSTSSKHADYMARDNRASSHVAVGDGYAVADTRQPDAQSPAGGVSSNAQDMARWMAMVLGRGMAEGSRVVSEEALLPALSAQMIRGAPMDISARPGAYGFGFNVDTRLSGRVMLSHSGAFALGASTSVAMVPDLDLGIVVLTSAPPVGAAEAVTASFLDRAELGADSRDWLAAYAPLMAPLSAPVGHLVGAEPPADPAPAGPVDRYVGIYDNAYFGPVSIAMTNGPLVLKLGPGNRELPMRHWDGDTFVVYPVTENQSAGSVSLVEFLEVPPEAGMALQIEHLNGESLGVFRLRE is encoded by the coding sequence TTGAAAAATCGTTTGGAATTGTCGGCCGCATCTGCCCAGCCACAGTCAGGGCGAGGTGCAGGTCACAGGCTGCTTGGCGGCGCGCTGTTATCGGTCGGCCTACTTGCCGGGGCGTCGCCATGTGCGGCAGATATGGACAGCTCCCTGCCCGCCCTCGCCTTGCCCGATCCGATGACCGCGCCGCCCATGGCGGTGCTACTGTCCGTGCCAAAGGAACGGATCATGACAGCGGTCTCGACGCTGGATGATCTCGGTCAGAATGTCCTGACACACACCGGCATTCCGGGACTGGCTATTGCCGTCGTCCACGACGGACGCACCATTTATGCTCGGGGTTTCGGCATCCGTGCCGCTGGGCGCCCGGAGCGCGTCGATGCCGATACGGTCTTCCTGCTGGCCTCGCTTTCAAAACCGGTCGGTGCCACGGTCGTCGCGACGCAGGTGGATGCCGGTCGCGTGCAGTGGGATAGCCCGGTGCGCGATTTCCTGCCCTGGTTCGATATGGGCGATCCTTGGATCAGCGATCATGTCACCATTGGCGATCTCTACGCGCATCGCTCCGGCCTGCCGGACCACGCCGGTGACGATCTTGAGGATATCGGCTTTGACCGTCGCGCGGTGCTGGAGCGGCTTGCGCTACTGCCGAAAGGCGCGTTTCGGACGAAGTACGCCTATACCAACTTTGGACTGACCGCCGCAGCCGGGGCCGTGGCGGCGGCGGCAGGCATGGATTGGGCCACCCTGTCGGAAACCGCGCTCTATTCGCCGCTGGGCATGACATCGACCAGCTCGAAACACGCCGACTACATGGCGCGCGACAACCGCGCCTCAAGCCATGTCGCAGTTGGGGATGGATATGCGGTGGCCGACACACGCCAGCCGGATGCGCAAAGCCCGGCTGGCGGTGTCAGCTCCAACGCGCAGGACATGGCTCGCTGGATGGCGATGGTGCTGGGCCGTGGCATGGCAGAGGGGTCACGCGTGGTCTCCGAGGAGGCGCTCTTGCCGGCCCTGTCCGCGCAGATGATCCGGGGGGCGCCGATGGACATCTCAGCCCGGCCAGGTGCATACGGTTTCGGCTTCAATGTCGACACGCGGCTGTCAGGGCGCGTCATGCTCAGTCATTCCGGCGCTTTCGCGCTTGGGGCGTCGACCAGTGTTGCGATGGTGCCCGACCTCGATCTGGGCATCGTGGTATTGACCAGTGCGCCCCCCGTCGGCGCCGCCGAAGCTGTTACGGCGAGCTTCCTCGACCGGGCGGAACTCGGGGCCGACAGCCGCGACTGGCTGGCTGCCTATGCCCCGCTCATGGCGCCACTTTCGGCGCCGGTGGGGCATCTCGTGGGCGCAGAGCCGCCCGCTGACCCCGCCCCGGCGGGGCCGGTTGACCGTTATGTCGGCATCTATGACAATGCGTATTTCGGTCCCGTGTCGATTGCTATGACCAACGGGCCGCTTGTTCTGAAACTGGGGCCGGGCAACCGGGAGCTGCCAATGCGGCATTGGGATGGCGACACATTCGTGGTTTACCCGGTGACCGAGAACCAGTCGGCCGGCTCGGTCTCACTTGTCGAATTTCTCGAAGTTCCCCCGGAAGCAGGAATGGCACTGCAGATCGAACACCTGAACGGCGAAAGCCTCGGCGTCTTTCGACTCCGGGAATGA
- a CDS encoding TniB family NTP-binding protein has protein sequence MNATTSVAAQIQKLRKIHVPTERDSELRKHLYRLFEVDDDGGMTSVPCRYTAGQETRGIILIEEPGGGKTTAVRTILGESKFLAQNPETGEPRYLEIQVPSPATLKSVGLAILAALGVEHVGSRAKVWEIWEAVKQRLTAAGISVLWLDEAQDLIMARSANDTESSLRMIKSLMQGDNAAIPILSGTRRLAEVAAFDPQVSRCFTKIMPSNLQHGVDETGLISLVEHYCEEAAIKARVDADVMARLITASRHRFGRGIDTIINAIEYALWGGRQNPHRRSFCRSMGDAGRLRSQC, from the coding sequence ATGAACGCCACTACCAGTGTCGCTGCGCAAATCCAAAAGCTGCGCAAGATCCATGTTCCAACCGAGCGCGACAGTGAGCTCAGGAAGCACCTCTATCGCTTGTTCGAAGTCGATGACGACGGGGGAATGACCTCAGTGCCTTGTCGCTACACGGCGGGACAGGAAACCCGTGGAATTATTCTCATCGAAGAACCCGGCGGGGGCAAGACGACCGCCGTCCGCACGATTCTCGGTGAATCAAAATTCCTGGCGCAGAATCCCGAAACTGGCGAGCCGCGCTACCTTGAGATCCAGGTGCCGAGCCCCGCGACTTTGAAAAGCGTTGGTTTGGCGATCCTTGCGGCCTTGGGTGTGGAGCATGTCGGGTCCAGGGCGAAAGTATGGGAGATCTGGGAAGCCGTGAAACAGCGGCTCACGGCTGCCGGGATCAGTGTCCTTTGGTTGGATGAAGCGCAGGATCTCATCATGGCGCGGTCGGCCAATGACACCGAAAGTTCGCTGCGCATGATCAAGTCCCTGATGCAGGGCGACAATGCGGCCATTCCGATTCTGAGTGGGACACGGCGTCTGGCAGAGGTCGCCGCATTCGATCCTCAAGTTTCGCGGTGCTTTACCAAGATCATGCCGTCAAATCTGCAGCATGGCGTTGACGAAACTGGGCTGATCTCTCTGGTCGAACACTATTGCGAAGAGGCCGCAATCAAGGCGCGCGTCGATGCCGACGTGATGGCGCGCTTGATTACCGCCAGCCGTCACCGCTTTGGGCGTGGCATCGACACGATCATCAATGCCATCGAATATGCGCTGTGGGGGGGGCGACAAAATCCTCACCGTCGATCATTTTGCCGAAGCATGGGCGATGCAGGAAGGCTGCGATCCCAGTGCTAA
- a CDS encoding TniQ family protein: MSMLPILPPYADETTVSWCARVARFHTGLPCADFLHMMEISQAHVKDLSDYAVERLSKLTGVSEEQVLGCGPQKVGDRLLTYQGETFGPAFMTRTHTTYCPACLIDDATEEANGDRVGRLSWMLASVRVCPRHGIILTRRRNVGHFERFQDMDRVAPSVQELAEQVENAGTASVSPLQTYVVDRLSGMEGPRWMDGQRIDQAARACEMLGVCRIRGAHADIDDLTIQQWDEAGAVGMEAVSQGPEGIYRILESIVQEAIIDKRWGGAPSALGRIYDWLQLNKSKQDPGPIQDVVRDFIIDHMPVEPGTVLFGGKVLKRKRHTVATLSKVSRLHQKILNRALVITGLLADGDPEHIEIRKTFDAVDGEALALRIKNSTPIKKIPDYLNCNRTQAQMMVQTGLLKKLADDPSITGGVLSSVANDDLDEFLIRFRANGRRVAVASPGMTDVIKASEIARVPAADIVALVLEERLSKVEVGDDDLRFRSVFVDADEVRSAAGDMVAEQGLSAKEAADRIGLRLLAIERLRTAMDVAGQPFLKATMITNARGTIRYCYAKEDLDEFRAKYVTLQEIADRNGVGTKSMSLKLTRAGIEPIVDRSLLGAKVFRRKDL, from the coding sequence ATGTCCATGCTGCCAATCTTGCCCCCATACGCCGATGAAACCACCGTTTCATGGTGCGCCCGCGTTGCCCGTTTCCACACTGGCCTGCCCTGCGCGGACTTTCTTCATATGATGGAGATCAGCCAGGCCCATGTGAAGGACCTGAGCGATTATGCTGTGGAACGCCTGTCAAAGCTGACAGGCGTTTCCGAAGAGCAGGTCCTGGGATGTGGTCCGCAAAAAGTCGGTGATCGCCTTCTGACCTACCAGGGAGAAACCTTTGGGCCCGCGTTCATGACGCGCACCCACACCACCTATTGTCCGGCGTGTTTGATTGATGATGCCACAGAGGAGGCCAATGGTGACAGGGTAGGGCGCCTGTCGTGGATGTTAGCGTCGGTCCGCGTTTGCCCACGCCATGGCATCATCCTCACTCGGCGCAGGAACGTGGGACATTTCGAGCGCTTCCAGGACATGGATAGGGTAGCGCCATCAGTTCAGGAGCTTGCCGAACAGGTTGAAAACGCTGGGACAGCAAGCGTGTCGCCGCTTCAGACGTATGTTGTGGATCGGCTGTCCGGCATGGAAGGCCCCCGCTGGATGGACGGACAGCGCATCGATCAAGCGGCGCGCGCCTGCGAAATGCTTGGAGTCTGTCGCATCCGTGGGGCTCACGCTGATATCGATGATCTGACAATCCAGCAATGGGATGAAGCGGGCGCTGTTGGCATGGAGGCCGTATCTCAGGGGCCGGAAGGCATATACAGGATATTGGAAAGCATCGTGCAGGAAGCGATCATTGACAAGCGCTGGGGTGGAGCACCGTCAGCACTGGGCCGGATTTATGACTGGTTGCAGCTCAATAAATCAAAGCAAGATCCTGGACCTATCCAGGACGTCGTGCGAGATTTCATCATTGATCATATGCCCGTCGAGCCAGGTACGGTACTGTTCGGTGGCAAGGTTTTGAAGCGGAAACGGCATACGGTGGCCACGTTGTCGAAGGTGAGCAGATTACACCAGAAGATCTTGAACCGGGCCTTGGTCATCACGGGGCTGCTGGCCGACGGAGACCCGGAGCACATCGAAATCAGGAAGACGTTCGACGCAGTTGACGGCGAAGCACTGGCGCTCCGGATCAAAAACTCCACACCTATCAAAAAGATACCCGATTATCTGAACTGCAACCGCACACAGGCACAAATGATGGTGCAAACTGGACTCCTGAAGAAGCTGGCGGATGACCCGTCGATCACGGGCGGCGTCTTGTCCAGTGTCGCGAATGACGATCTTGACGAGTTTCTCATCAGGTTTCGCGCCAATGGGCGGCGGGTAGCTGTCGCAAGCCCCGGTATGACCGACGTCATCAAAGCGTCGGAAATTGCGCGCGTGCCTGCCGCAGACATTGTGGCCCTCGTGCTTGAAGAGCGGTTGTCGAAGGTCGAGGTCGGGGATGACGATCTGCGCTTTCGATCCGTGTTTGTCGATGCCGACGAGGTTCGGTCAGCTGCCGGAGATATGGTTGCGGAGCAAGGGTTGTCGGCCAAGGAAGCAGCAGATCGTATTGGCTTGAGGCTGCTGGCAATCGAGCGCCTCCGGACCGCGATGGATGTCGCTGGCCAACCTTTTCTCAAAGCAACGATGATCACCAATGCCCGCGGCACGATCCGATACTGCTATGCCAAAGAGGATCTGGACGAATTTCGTGCAAAGTATGTCACGCTCCAGGAAATTGCAGACCGCAATGGTGTCGGCACAAAATCAATGTCCTTGAAGCTAACTCGGGCTGGCATCGAACCTATAGTGGATCGCAGCCTTCTGGGGGCAAAGGTGTTCCGCCGAAAAGACCTTTGA